The Triticum dicoccoides isolate Atlit2015 ecotype Zavitan chromosome 6A, WEW_v2.0, whole genome shotgun sequence genome has a window encoding:
- the LOC119315025 gene encoding chloride channel protein CLC-a-like, translating to MEEDQSPGLGLAGETPGLKHGNGVGDSPEDPAGSAGDGISSLEKPLLKRSNTLTSSHLAMVGAKVSHIESLDYEIIENDLFKHDWRSRSNVEVLQYIFLKWSLAFLVGLLTGVIASLINLAIENISGLKMLHMVHLVREKRYWAGFFYFSGFNFVLTFIAAVLCVVFAPTAAGPGIPEIKAYLNGVDTPNMFGAPQLIVKIIGSICAVSSGLDLGKEGPLVHIGACLANLLSQGGSGRFRLRWRWLRYFNNDRDRRDLITCGASSGVCAAFRSPVGGVLFALEEVATWWRSALLWRTFFSTATVVVVLRGFIEVCRGGRCGLFGEGGLIIFDVSDVTVRYRLGDLLLVTLVGVIGGVLGALYNHVLHMVLRLYNLINDKGRMAKLALALAVCVFTSAGLYVLPFAVPCTPCDPAFGAACPATGRSGNFKQFNCPAGQYNDLATLLHATNVDATRNIFSTGTPGEFRLDSLLIFFAIYCVLGLFTFGIAVPSGLFLPIILMGAAYGRIVALVLQSTVAASIDHGLYAVLGAAALMSGSMRMTVSLCVIFLELTNNLLLLPMTMFVLLIAKTVGDAFNPSIYEIILDLKGLPFLEPKPEPWMKDLTVGELAAAKPRTISLQVVEKVSTVLEVLRNTGHNGFPVVDRPRPGLSELHGLVLRSHLVAVLRKRWFLLEKRRTEEWEARERFSSVELADKNCKMDDLELTPEELEMYIDLHPFTNTTPYTVVETMSVAKAVVLFRSVALRHMLIMPKYQGPEISPLVGILTRQDLRAHNILGAFPHLAKKSKTH from the exons ATGGAGGAAGACCAGAGCCCGGGGCTCGGGCTCGCCGGAGAGACGCCTGGTCTCAAGCACGGCAATGGCGTCGGCGACAGCCCGGAGGACCCTGCAGGGAGCGCCGGCGACGGCATCAGCTCCCTGGAGAAGCCCCTGCTGAAGAGAAGCAACACGCTCACCTCCAGCCACCTCGCCATGGTCGGCGCCAAGGTCTCGCACATCGAGAGCCTCGACTACGA GATCATCGAGAACGATCTGTTCAAGCACGACTGGAGGAGCCGGTCCAACGTGGAGGTGCTGCAGTACATCTTCCTCAAGTGGTCGCTGGCGTTCCTGGTGGGGCTCCTCACCGGCGTCATCGCGTCGCTCATCAACCTCGCCATCGAGAACATCTCCGGCCTCAAGATGCTCCACATGGTCCACCTCGTCAGGGAGAAGAG GTACTGGGCCGGCTTCTTCTACTTCTCCGGCTTCAACTTCGTGCTGACGTTCATCGCCGCCGTGCTCTGCGTCGTCTTcgcccccaccgccgccggccccggCATCCCCGAGATCAAGGCCTACCTCAACGGCGTCGACACGCCCAACATGTTCGGCGCGCCGCAGCTCATTGTCAAG ATCATAGGCAGCATCTGCGCGGTGTCGTCGGGGCTGGATCTCGGCAAGGAAGGCCCGCTGGTGCACATCGGCGCCTGCCTCGCCAACCTGCTCAGCCAGGGCGGCTCCGGCCGGTTCCGCCTCCGCTGGAGGTGGCTGCGCTACTTCAACAACGACCGCGACCGGCGGGACCTCATCACCTGCGGCGCGTCGTCGGGCGTGTGCGCGGCGTTCCGGTCGCCCGTGGGCGGCGTGCTGTTCGCGCTGGAGGAGGTGGCGACGTGGTGGCGGAGCGCGCTGCTGTGGCGCACCTTCTTCAGCACGGCCACCGTGGTGGTGGTGCTGCGCGGCTTCATCGAGGTGTGCCGCGGGGGGCGGTGCGGCCTCTTCGGCGAGGGCGGGCTCATCATCTTCGACGTCAGCGACGTCACCGTCCGGTACCGGCTGGGCGACCTCCTCCTGGTCACGCTCGTGGGCGTCATCGGCGGCGTCCTCGGCGCGCTCTACAACCACGTCCTCCACATGGTGCTCCGCCTCTACAACCTCATCAACGACAAGGGCCGGATGGCGAAGCTGGCGCTGGCGCTGGCCGTGTGCGTGTTCACGTCGGCGGGGCTGTACGTGCTCCCGTTCGCCGTGCCGTGCACGCCGTGCGACCCGGCGTTCGGCGCCGCGTGCCCGGCCACCGGGAGGAGCGGCAACTTCAAGCAGTTCAACTGCCCCGCCGGGCAGTACAACGACCTGGCCACCCTCCTGCACGCCACCAACGTGGACGCGACGCGCAACATCTTCTCCACGGGCACCCCCGGCGAGTTCCGGCTGGACTCGCTGCTCATCTTCTTCGCCATCTACTGCGTGCTGGGGCTCTTCACCTTCGGCATCGCCGTGCCGTCGGGGCTCTTCCTCCCCATCATCCTCATGGGCGCCGCCTACGGCCGCATCGTGGCGCTCGTGCTCCAGAGCACGGTGGCGGCGAGCATCGACCACGGGCTCTACGCCGTGCTCGGCGCGGCGGCGCTCATGTCGGGATCCATGAGGATGACCGTCTCGCTCTGCGTCATCTTCCTGGAGCTCACcaacaacctcctcctcctccccatgaCCATGTTCGTGCTGCTCATCGCCAAGACCGTCGGCGACGCCTTCAACCCCAGCATCTACGAGATCATCCTGGACCTCAAGGGGCTGCCCTTCCTAGAACCCAAGCCGGAGCCGTGGATGAAGGACCTCACCGTGGGCGAGCTCGCCGCCGCCAAGCCGCGCACCATCAGCCTCCAGGTCGTCGAGAAGGTGTCCACCGTCCTGGAGGTGCTGCGGAACACCGGCCACAACGGGTTCCCGGTGGTGGACCGGCCGCGGCCCGGCCTGTCGGAGCTGCACGGGCTGGTCCTCCGGTCGCACCTCGTGGCGGTGCTGAGGAAGCGgtggttccttttggagaagaggaGGACGGAGGAGTGGGAGGCCAGGGAGCGGTTCTCGTCGGTGGAGCTCGCCGACAAGAACTGCAAGATGGACGACCTGGAGCTGACGCCGGAGGAGCTGGAGATGTACATCGACCTCCACCCGTTCACCAACACGACGCCCTACACCGTGGTGGAGACCATGTCGGTGGCCAAGGCCGTGGTGCTGTTCCGCTCCGTCGCGCTCCGCCACATGCTCATCATGCCCAAGTACCAGGGCCCCGAG ATATCTCCGCTTGTGGGGATCTTGACGAGGCAGGACCTGCGGGCGCACAACATCCTCGGCGCGTTTCCTCACCTCGCCAAGAAGAGCAAGACGCACTGA